One Sulfurimonas sp. C5 genomic region harbors:
- the csrA gene encoding carbon storage regulator CsrA, which translates to MLVLARKVDESILIGDNIEVKVISVENGVVKLGIDAPKDVSILRDELAREVALSNKAALHGGDEDELKSLGELLKKQK; encoded by the coding sequence ATGTTAGTATTAGCAAGAAAAGTGGATGAATCTATTTTAATAGGCGATAATATTGAAGTTAAAGTAATATCGGTTGAAAACGGAGTTGTAAAACTCGGTATCGATGCACCCAAAGATGTTTCAATTTTGCGGGATGAACTTGCACGTGAAGTGGCCCTGAGTAATAAAGCTGCACTTCATGGCGGAGATGAAGATGAACTAAAATCTTTAGGAGAATTGCTGAAAAAGCAAAAGTGA